The Sagittula sp. P11 genome window below encodes:
- a CDS encoding TRAP transporter substrate-binding protein has protein sequence MKTLKTLFAGTACALAMTQGATAQEVQLNLHQMLPPQAAVPQEILLPWIEKVEADSDGRIKIDHYPSMQLGGVPPELYDQAVDGLADIIWTVVGYTPGRFPSTEVFELPFMVEDPRAASCAYWKMYEKDMAETEFGDVKMLGTWVHGPGMFHTKNPVQTPEDLVGMKIRGGSRLVNQLLEAAGAEPVGMPVPAVSEGLSKGVIDGTTIPWEVTSALKVPELVSNHTEFEGPALYTLTFVMAMNKDVYDSMPEDLQKVIDDNSGLNFSVFAGGTQTDADAPARQVAVDLGNNIITVSEDETGPWRDLVQPIYDGWIADLDGKGLDGQALIDEAKSLMEGECKGATGAL, from the coding sequence ATGAAGACGTTGAAGACACTGTTTGCAGGCACGGCGTGCGCGCTGGCCATGACACAGGGCGCCACGGCGCAGGAGGTGCAGCTGAACCTGCACCAGATGCTGCCACCGCAGGCCGCCGTGCCGCAGGAAATCCTGCTGCCGTGGATCGAGAAGGTGGAGGCCGATTCCGATGGCCGCATCAAGATCGACCACTACCCGTCCATGCAGCTCGGCGGCGTGCCGCCGGAACTGTACGACCAGGCCGTCGACGGTCTGGCGGACATCATCTGGACGGTGGTCGGCTATACGCCGGGCCGTTTCCCGTCGACCGAGGTTTTCGAGCTGCCCTTCATGGTCGAGGACCCGCGCGCCGCGTCCTGCGCGTACTGGAAGATGTACGAGAAGGACATGGCAGAGACGGAGTTCGGCGACGTGAAGATGCTGGGCACCTGGGTGCACGGCCCCGGCATGTTCCACACCAAGAACCCGGTGCAGACGCCCGAGGACCTCGTGGGCATGAAGATCCGCGGCGGTTCGCGGCTGGTGAACCAGCTGCTGGAGGCCGCAGGCGCAGAGCCGGTGGGCATGCCCGTACCGGCGGTGTCCGAGGGGCTGTCCAAGGGCGTGATCGACGGCACGACCATCCCGTGGGAAGTGACCTCGGCCCTCAAGGTGCCGGAGCTGGTGTCCAACCATACCGAGTTCGAGGGCCCGGCGCTTTACACGCTGACCTTCGTCATGGCGATGAACAAGGACGTCTACGATTCCATGCCCGAGGACCTGCAAAAGGTCATCGACGACAACTCCGGCCTGAACTTCTCGGTCTTTGCGGGCGGTACGCAGACGGACGCCGACGCCCCGGCGCGGCAGGTCGCGGTGGACCTCGGCAACAACATCATCACCGTGTCGGAAGACGAGACCGGCCCGTGGCGTGACCTCGTGCAGCCGATCTACGACGGCTGGATCGCCGATCTGGATGGCAAGGGGCTGGATGGTCAGGCGCTGATCGACGAAGCGAAGTCGCTGATGGAAGGCGAGTGCAAGGGCGCGACCGGCGCGCTCTGA
- a CDS encoding 2Fe-2S iron-sulfur cluster-binding protein: MVSITFVHADGTKKQVEAAPGTSVMQAARDNGIDEIIAECGGSMSCATCHCYVDEAWTDRTGDRGEIEEDMLDFAEAEVRPTSRLSCQIVASEALDGLIIHLPEEQG; the protein is encoded by the coding sequence ATGGTCAGTATCACTTTCGTCCACGCGGACGGCACGAAGAAGCAGGTCGAGGCCGCGCCCGGCACATCCGTCATGCAGGCGGCGCGCGACAACGGCATAGACGAGATCATCGCCGAATGCGGCGGGTCGATGTCCTGTGCCACCTGCCACTGCTACGTGGACGAGGCGTGGACGGACCGCACCGGCGACCGCGGCGAGATCGAGGAAGACATGCTGGACTTCGCCGAAGCCGAGGTCCGCCCGACATCGCGTCTGTCGTGCCAGATCGTGGCGTCGGAGGCGCTTGACGGACTCATCATCCATCTGCCGGAAGAGCAGGGATAA